Proteins from a genomic interval of Zingiber officinale cultivar Zhangliang chromosome 1B, Zo_v1.1, whole genome shotgun sequence:
- the LOC121967518 gene encoding glutamyl-tRNA reductase-binding protein, chloroplastic-like isoform X2 translates to MLTWSSLSFQSFQRPDAMPTLLSLPVASSLPALYLSKFPSPRLASRRSASFPRCSLLSVPTDVPPVAGGNSRSKTSPAEVSRTIVELSSIGTLSSLSTDGWPLSVGARFVVDSQGAPALCLNRPERLFVSDGPSSFHVQFDQMRSRTPQCTLLGRLSKPNDIFLLKRLHAKWEKKYGEELEEELIYLFSVDKVLQIEDLKEDGIWVASSEYINAEPDPLRDFAEKIVDEMNSIHPEDVLRLYSVYVEPGFQAADTKLIWVDRLGFDMFIYSENAVYSVRIPFPREVTNEKEVKSSFNSMSHLAWEIEKGYATPDFEKVTCIKRVR, encoded by the exons ATGTTAACATGGTCTTCGTTATCCTTTCAATCGTTTCAACGCCCTGATGCGATGCCTACCCTCCTCTCTCTCCCCGTTGCCTCTTCTCTCCCAGCTCTTTACCTCTCAAAATTTCCCTCTCCCCGGCTCGCCTCCCGACGCTCCGCTTCCTTCCCAAGATGCTCCCTTCTCTCCGTGCCGACCGACGTGCCTCCTGTAGCCGGGGGCAACTCCAGGTCGAAGACGTCCCCTGCCGAGGTATCCAGGACAATCGTCGAGCTCTCCTCCATCGGGACCCTTTCCTCACTGTCCACAGACGGTTGGCCCCTTTCCGTCGGCGCCCGATTCGTTGTCGATTCCCAGGGAGCGCCTGCTCTGTGCTTAAACCGGCCCGAGAGGCTCTTCGTTTCTGATGGTCCATCCAGCTTCCATGTTCAG TTTGATCAAATGAGATCACGGACTCCACAATGCACACTTCTGGGAAGGCTGAGCAAACCCAATGATATATTTCTCCTTAAG AGACTTCATGCAAAATGGGAGAAAAAATATGGAGAAGAACTGGAGGAAGaacttatttatctattttctgtTGATAAGGTGCTTCAAATTGAAGATCTGAAGGAG GATGGTATCTGGGTGGCCTCCTCGGAATATATAAATGCAGAACCTGATCCTCTACGCGATTTTGCTGAAAAAATTGTTGATGAGATGAATTCGATACATCCTGAAGATGTACTGCGACTGTACAGTGTTTATGTGGAACCAGGATTTCAG GCGGCAGATACCAAGTTGATATGGGTCGACCGTCTTGGTTTTGATATGTTTATATATTCAGAGAATGCAGTATATTCAGTGCGAATCCCTTTCCCCAGGGAAGTTACAAATGAGAAAGAGGTAAAATCATCATTCAATTCAATGTCCCACCTCGCTTGGGAGATTGAGAAGGGCTATGCCACTCCAGATTTTGAGAAGGTAACATGCATCAAGAGAGTGAGGTAG
- the LOC121967518 gene encoding glutamyl-tRNA reductase-binding protein, chloroplastic-like isoform X1, with the protein MLTWSSLSFQSFQRPDAMPTLLSLPVASSLPALYLSKFPSPRLASRRSASFPRCSLLSVPTDVPPVAGGNSRSKTSPAEVSRTIVELSSIGTLSSLSTDGWPLSVGARFVVDSQGAPALCLNRPERLFVSDGPSSFHVQFDQMRSRTPQCTLLGRLSKPNDIFLLKRLHAKWEKKYGEELEEELIYLFSVDKVLQIEDLKEDGIWVASSEYINAEPDPLRDFAEKIVDEMNSIHPEDVLRLYSVYVEPGFQQAADTKLIWVDRLGFDMFIYSENAVYSVRIPFPREVTNEKEVKSSFNSMSHLAWEIEKGYATPDFEKVTCIKRVR; encoded by the exons ATGTTAACATGGTCTTCGTTATCCTTTCAATCGTTTCAACGCCCTGATGCGATGCCTACCCTCCTCTCTCTCCCCGTTGCCTCTTCTCTCCCAGCTCTTTACCTCTCAAAATTTCCCTCTCCCCGGCTCGCCTCCCGACGCTCCGCTTCCTTCCCAAGATGCTCCCTTCTCTCCGTGCCGACCGACGTGCCTCCTGTAGCCGGGGGCAACTCCAGGTCGAAGACGTCCCCTGCCGAGGTATCCAGGACAATCGTCGAGCTCTCCTCCATCGGGACCCTTTCCTCACTGTCCACAGACGGTTGGCCCCTTTCCGTCGGCGCCCGATTCGTTGTCGATTCCCAGGGAGCGCCTGCTCTGTGCTTAAACCGGCCCGAGAGGCTCTTCGTTTCTGATGGTCCATCCAGCTTCCATGTTCAG TTTGATCAAATGAGATCACGGACTCCACAATGCACACTTCTGGGAAGGCTGAGCAAACCCAATGATATATTTCTCCTTAAG AGACTTCATGCAAAATGGGAGAAAAAATATGGAGAAGAACTGGAGGAAGaacttatttatctattttctgtTGATAAGGTGCTTCAAATTGAAGATCTGAAGGAG GATGGTATCTGGGTGGCCTCCTCGGAATATATAAATGCAGAACCTGATCCTCTACGCGATTTTGCTGAAAAAATTGTTGATGAGATGAATTCGATACATCCTGAAGATGTACTGCGACTGTACAGTGTTTATGTGGAACCAGGATTTCAG CAGGCGGCAGATACCAAGTTGATATGGGTCGACCGTCTTGGTTTTGATATGTTTATATATTCAGAGAATGCAGTATATTCAGTGCGAATCCCTTTCCCCAGGGAAGTTACAAATGAGAAAGAGGTAAAATCATCATTCAATTCAATGTCCCACCTCGCTTGGGAGATTGAGAAGGGCTATGCCACTCCAGATTTTGAGAAGGTAACATGCATCAAGAGAGTGAGGTAG